In Candidatus Zixiibacteriota bacterium, the genomic window CAAGTCAAGGATCGGCTCCAGTGAGGGAATCGGGCGTCCCGCCAATCGCGCAATTTCATCGGGTGACAGGCCATCGATATGCGGCCGAATTTCAAGGGCGGATTTCATGCTCGAGATTATTCCCTCGATAATACGAGTGATTATATCGGGCCGGTAGTACTTTCCGCCGTGAATGGCCATCTCCCCTTTTTGCACCGTCGCGGCAATAGAGGCTTCAATGAATTCCTGTCGAAAATTACAGTAAAGAAAATCTTTCACTTTGTCAATAAACAGGGAATGTTCCAGCGCCGAAAGTACCAGTGACTCTGGAGAAAGGATTTTTCTCTTCTCCAGATAGCGGAATTGATCTATGTCTTTTCGGCGCGGTTGTTGCTTTATCATATCGAGGACAAGACCGCCGCCGACGGTGACCTGCGGGGTGGGCAAGCGGAGAATGAATCTATCACCTATGAAAGAAAAGAGCGGCGCATATGGCCGGAAAAATACGATCCCCTGCCCGCCCGGCGGGATAGCCCGGGTATCATAGAGACGCACCTCTCCCTCAACTTCGGTGGTCCCCAGAATAAGGAGAACCCGGCGCCGGTCCTCCAGCGAAACGGCAGACTCAGGAATAAGCGATACCGACAGCGCCAGGGCGCCTTCAGTGTGGAAATTATCAACCAAATTGGGAAGGGAGATAACGCCTCCCCGTATCAG contains:
- a CDS encoding SelB C-terminal domain-containing protein encodes the protein LIRGGVISLPNLVDNFHTEGALALSVSLIPESAVSLEDRRRVLLILGTTEVEGEVRLYDTRAIPPGGQGIVFFRPYAPLFSFIGDRFILRLPTPQVTVGGGLVLDMIKQQPRRKDIDQFRYLEKRKILSPESLVLSALEHSLFIDKVKDFLYCNFRQEFIEASIAATVQKGEMAIHGGKYYRPDIITRIIEGIISSMKSALEIRPHIDGLSPDEIARLAGRPIPSLEPILDLMCEKGLLAKKKNRFDLAGRAPTVKGELKAAADQILRKLFETGFSPPAIVELLGDDNLRKEAFAYLLLIGEAVKIGSGLAFHFEKWESIIRIIRGMLDAGETLSVAALREKLDSSRKYTVPILEETDRLKITARQGDVRIKGERYEKG